One region of Microbacterium sp. M28 genomic DNA includes:
- a CDS encoding carbohydrate ABC transporter permease: MTTTASSSTRVIVTGKKADHRARQSVPAKREQLISWAFLTPFLIAFLLFLIWPIVHGIYLSFTDQSLTGAGGSLIGFANYAEALTDPVMWQSLWNTVWFTLLSTVPLVLIALIMAALVDRGLPGQWLWRLSFFMPYLLASTVISQIWVWIFNPQIGAANNILKAVGLEPIAWLQNPDTNMISIVIATVWWTVGFNFLLYLAAMQNIPPQQYEAASLDGAGAWRQFWSITLPQLGPATVLILILQILASLKLFDQAYQMLGGVASDTTRSIVQYIYEAGFVSYRFGYSAAISYVFFAIIVIIGVAQALVMRRRKEQ; encoded by the coding sequence ATGACCACCACCGCCTCCTCGTCCACGCGGGTGATCGTGACCGGCAAGAAGGCCGACCACCGCGCACGCCAGTCCGTGCCGGCCAAGCGCGAGCAGCTGATCAGCTGGGCCTTCCTGACGCCCTTCCTGATCGCCTTCCTGCTCTTCCTCATCTGGCCCATCGTCCACGGCATCTACCTGAGCTTCACCGACCAGTCCCTGACCGGCGCAGGCGGATCGCTCATCGGATTCGCGAACTACGCCGAAGCCCTCACCGATCCGGTCATGTGGCAGTCGCTGTGGAACACGGTCTGGTTCACACTGCTGTCCACCGTTCCCCTCGTGCTGATCGCCCTGATCATGGCGGCTCTCGTCGACCGCGGCCTCCCCGGCCAGTGGCTGTGGCGCCTGTCGTTCTTCATGCCGTATCTGCTGGCGTCGACCGTCATCTCGCAGATCTGGGTCTGGATCTTCAACCCGCAGATCGGTGCGGCCAACAACATCCTCAAGGCCGTCGGACTCGAGCCGATCGCCTGGCTGCAGAATCCCGACACGAACATGATCTCGATCGTGATCGCGACGGTGTGGTGGACGGTCGGGTTCAATTTCCTGCTCTACCTGGCGGCGATGCAGAACATCCCGCCGCAGCAGTACGAGGCCGCCTCGCTCGACGGCGCAGGCGCATGGCGGCAGTTCTGGTCGATCACGCTTCCGCAGCTGGGCCCGGCCACCGTGCTGATCCTCATCCTGCAGATCCTGGCGTCCCTGAAGCTGTTCGATCAGGCGTACCAGATGCTCGGTGGTGTCGCGAGCGACACCACCCGGTCGATCGTCCAGTACATCTACGAGGCCGGATTCGTCAGCTACCGGTTCGGATATTCGGCAGCCATCTCCTACGTGTTCTTCGCAATCATCGTCATCATCGGCGTCGCCCAGGCTCTGGTCATGCGCCGCCGGAAGGAGCAGTGA
- a CDS encoding extracellular solute-binding protein: MTPPLDLSRRQFLAAASVAAGTALLAGCAPGTSAGSPAQTLQFWHLLSGGDGVTMTSLLDGVNKAQDAYAIRPTVLAWGTPYYTKLAMAGAGGRAPDVAIMHATRTVGWAPGGLLDTWDIDKLAELGVDSSTFPKPIWEKGFVGEGMYSIALDAHPFVLMFNTDICDAAGVLESDGSLTPTSSPEEYLDQLRTIAGSSGEHALSYGYLGDGAQMWRLFYGLYAQHGLEIELPVGGKAVIDKDAAVEVLTFMQSLLDGEIANTQADYGTAVAEFASGKSGMFMTGVWELRTMQGAGIPFDATMIPALYGQQAVYADSHSFVLPHQTNADPVRRDLTYQFVADMLKGSFGWAEAGHIPAYLPVTESPEYDDLVPQANYAEAAQHVVYDPIAWFTGSGSNFQSEFGAAVQGVLLSGDDPAAAIDRFESRVNTMLAQPNPADPEGTWKP, encoded by the coding sequence ATGACTCCCCCGCTCGACCTGTCCCGAAGGCAGTTCCTGGCTGCCGCATCCGTGGCCGCCGGCACGGCGCTGCTCGCCGGCTGTGCACCAGGCACCTCCGCCGGTTCCCCCGCCCAGACCCTCCAGTTCTGGCATCTGCTCTCCGGCGGCGACGGCGTCACCATGACGTCGCTGCTCGACGGCGTGAACAAGGCCCAGGATGCGTACGCGATCCGTCCGACCGTCCTCGCCTGGGGCACGCCGTACTACACGAAGCTCGCCATGGCCGGCGCCGGCGGACGCGCACCGGACGTCGCGATCATGCACGCGACCCGCACGGTCGGCTGGGCGCCGGGCGGTCTCCTCGACACGTGGGACATCGACAAGCTCGCCGAACTCGGCGTGGACAGCTCCACGTTCCCGAAGCCGATCTGGGAGAAGGGCTTCGTCGGCGAGGGGATGTACAGCATCGCCCTCGACGCGCATCCATTCGTCCTGATGTTCAACACCGACATCTGCGACGCGGCCGGGGTGCTCGAGTCCGACGGGTCGCTCACGCCGACCTCGTCGCCCGAGGAGTATCTCGACCAGCTGCGCACGATCGCCGGCTCTTCCGGCGAGCACGCCCTCTCGTACGGCTACCTCGGCGACGGCGCGCAGATGTGGCGCCTCTTCTACGGCCTCTACGCGCAGCACGGTCTCGAGATCGAGCTCCCCGTCGGCGGCAAGGCCGTGATCGACAAGGATGCCGCGGTCGAGGTCCTCACCTTCATGCAGTCCCTGCTCGACGGCGAGATCGCCAACACCCAGGCCGACTACGGCACCGCGGTGGCCGAGTTCGCCTCGGGCAAGAGCGGCATGTTCATGACCGGCGTCTGGGAGCTGAGGACCATGCAGGGCGCCGGCATCCCGTTCGATGCGACCATGATCCCCGCGCTGTACGGGCAGCAGGCGGTCTACGCGGACTCGCACTCGTTCGTGCTTCCGCATCAGACCAACGCCGACCCGGTCCGGCGCGATCTGACCTACCAGTTCGTCGCCGACATGCTGAAGGGTTCGTTCGGGTGGGCTGAGGCCGGGCACATCCCCGCCTACCTGCCCGTCACCGAGTCGCCGGAGTACGACGATCTCGTGCCGCAGGCGAACTACGCCGAAGCGGCACAGCACGTCGTGTACGACCCGATCGCCTGGTTCACCGGCTCCGGATCGAACTTCCAGAGCGAGTTCGGCGCCGCCGTCCAAGGCGTGCTCCTCTCCGGCGATGACCCCGCCGCCGCCATCGACCGCTTCGAGTCGCGAGTGAACACGATGCTCGCGCAGCCCAACCCGGCCGACCCCGAAGGGACGTGGAAGCCATGA
- a CDS encoding LacI family DNA-binding transcriptional regulator: MTATTPTRATMKDVAALAGVSPKTVSNVVTGTVAVREETKARVEAAMVELDFVPNLSARGLRQGRSGIIALALPDLATAYSAELVHRIVEAAHERGLAVQIEETASDPAREKELLSRARAHLVDGLILNPIRLEDSVIRYADRLPPIVVIGEVEQHRADQVRIDSRLAAADAARHVIARGARRIAVVGADDRGEVATATSRLRLEGVHDALREAGLPRDPALEVNRLPWSMAAGADGMKEILARRVPFDAVVAFTDSMAAGALHTLHDHGIDVPGDVIVTGFDDVEFSQFTSPSLTTIAFDRGAFAQATLGLLQTRMDDRTSAPRSLTLSHRVLERASTAPRPAGHQP; encoded by the coding sequence ATGACAGCGACGACGCCGACGCGCGCGACGATGAAGGACGTCGCCGCGCTCGCCGGCGTCTCGCCCAAGACCGTCTCGAACGTCGTCACCGGAACCGTGGCGGTCCGCGAGGAGACGAAGGCCAGAGTCGAAGCGGCCATGGTCGAACTCGACTTCGTCCCGAATCTCAGCGCCAGGGGGCTCCGCCAGGGACGTTCGGGGATCATCGCGCTCGCGCTGCCCGATCTCGCGACGGCGTACTCGGCCGAGCTCGTGCACCGCATCGTCGAGGCCGCCCACGAGCGCGGACTCGCGGTGCAGATAGAGGAGACCGCGTCCGATCCGGCACGCGAGAAGGAACTGCTCTCGCGCGCACGCGCGCATCTCGTCGACGGGCTGATCCTGAACCCCATCCGCCTTGAGGACAGCGTGATCCGCTACGCGGACCGCCTGCCGCCGATCGTCGTGATCGGCGAGGTCGAGCAGCACCGCGCCGACCAGGTGCGCATCGACAGCCGACTGGCCGCCGCCGACGCAGCCCGCCATGTCATCGCACGCGGCGCGCGCCGGATCGCGGTCGTCGGTGCGGACGACCGCGGCGAGGTCGCCACCGCGACGAGCCGGCTGCGTCTCGAAGGCGTCCACGACGCGCTCCGCGAGGCAGGCCTGCCGCGCGACCCCGCACTCGAGGTGAACCGTCTTCCCTGGTCGATGGCGGCGGGCGCCGACGGCATGAAGGAGATCCTCGCGCGACGGGTGCCGTTCGACGCCGTCGTCGCGTTCACGGACTCGATGGCCGCCGGGGCGCTGCACACCCTGCACGACCACGGAATCGACGTCCCCGGCGACGTGATCGTCACCGGCTTCGACGACGTCGAGTTCTCGCAGTTCACCTCGCCGTCCCTCACGACGATCGCCTTCGATCGCGGCGCTTTCGCGCAGGCGACGCTCGGACTGCTGCAGACCCGCATGGACGACCGGACCTCGGCGCCTCGTTCCCTGACGCTGTCGCATCGGGTCCTGGAGCGCGCGAGCACAGCACCCAGGCCCGCGGGCCACCAGCCCTGA